DNA from Lemur catta isolate mLemCat1 chromosome 7, mLemCat1.pri, whole genome shotgun sequence:
GTGTGTGATGGAATGGCTTTTagaattctttattctgttttcccaTTATAGGGACAGAGTGTTTTTTGGCCCAAATGCGGGCACAGAAAGGTGAACTTCTGGAGAGATTATCAAGTGCTAGGAACTTTGCAAATATGGATGATGAAGAGAATTATTCTGCAGCAAGTAAAGCGATCCGGCAGGTGGGAGGCTGTTGATAGTGCTGGAATTTATACTCTATCCTTagatgcccttttttttttttttttaaagcagcaaagAATAGATAACAAGTAGCTCTGTTGGtttccccacctccactccctTTGGAAAATCTAGATACCTTTTACAGTCAtatttaagaacttttcctttccctgtcccacCAAGGCAACAGGAAGCTATCTTTCTATTGACCCAATAATGTGACTAGTTATCTATTAAGTCTGTTGTAGCAAGTAGTTGATTCATGAACTTAGATTTGGGAAATTTGAAATTGGCTTTTATCTTAATGCCTTTCTCTCTTAAGTGATTATCTTTTTAGTGCAGTTTCCCTATCCTCAGGATGATAAGGTTAAATATTCAAGAAGCATATATTCTTGATTACTTTACCTCACCTTTGTATAATGCCTCTTTCCCCATtcacacacaaatgataaatgtaaatCTGGAAATTGTGAGTTGTTCCAACAATCTTTCTTTCATGTAAATAGCTATATTCTTCTTACAGGTACTGCACCAACTGAAGAGACTTGGAATTGTATGGCAGGATGTCCTGccagtgaatatttattgcaagGCTATGGGGACTTTGCTCAATACAGCAATTTCTGAGATCACTGGCAGAATCACTGCCCTAGAGGTACGGGCCTTGAGATGCTACACCAGACATGAGATGCAATTCTTGTCCCAGATTGTGACTTTACTAAGAAAATGTTGTTGAAGTCTCATTTCTAGTCAACACAGATGGTAGAAGAAATTGTTCATGTTTCATGTCTAACTCATGctgttatattttttagttttgtcttAGTTCTGTTttgctggaaacttaatctctTTGATACCTCTATGTAAGAAAGAATAGTATTGCACTGCTTCTCAACTTAGTATCTATAAATTATGAATGAGGAAGTTGGAAACTGGGCAGTGGTCCTGAGGCATATAGTGAGAAGTCATTTAATTTGCAAGTGAACTCTATAATTTAATTTAGTAAAGCGAATGCAATGTTGTGCTGGTACCACTTTTCCAACATATTGTTGCAATTGAGATTATATGTGTGATCCTAAAGGAAAATTGGACTTGGCCTGCTGATGCCTCTAAAGCATAGATTGTCTAAACTCTTATTTGTAATAACATCCCCTGCTTTGCAACAAGCTGTGCCACATTCTACTGGAGAAATGGGCTCTCTCATGTAGCCAAACTAAATTACTGACAATCTGTTGAAACATATTTTGTGTCATTCTAGCATTAGGAATATTGTCAGAGAACTGATGAAATCTAGTgtctaggctgggcgcagtggctcacacctgttaattccagcactttgggaggtcaaggcaggaggactgtttgaggccagaagtttgagacaagcctaggcaacacagtgagaccccatctctacaaaaaaaaaaaaaaaaaaaaaatttagccgaGTATATTtgtgcatgcccatagtcccagctactcgggaagctgaggcaggaggattgcttgagcctgggaatttgaggttacagtgagctatgatcaggccactgcactctagcctgcgagacagtgtctctaaaaaaaaaaaaaaaaaaaaccttgtatcTAGTAATGTGTACTAAATTGGTTGGAAAACATATTGCTGTAGTTGACCCACCTGGACAACATGCATCAAACATCTGCTGCCCTTTCCCCATTACTAAGCTGGCCTGGTTCTATTCTGTTGTGTTTCTTTTGCACAAAAATTAGGACATCTCTACTGAAGATGGCGATAGATTGTATTCCTTATGCAAAACAGTAGTGGATGAAGGACCCCACATATTTGCACCTTTATCTGAAGAAAGCATGAACAAGAAATATCAAGAAGAAGTTCCAGTCTATGTGCCAAAATGGATGCCATTCAAAGAGTTGATGATGATGTTACAAGCCAGCTTGCAAGAAATCGGGGATCGGTGCGTGTAATCCTTCTATAGACGCTTATATCTCTCCATAGTACAAAAGAGTACTATTGGTAGGagtgcttttctgtttcttactGTTACTCAGAAACAGTTTTCATACTGAGTAGCAGTAGTTTCAGCCTTTTCCTGATTTATCGTAGTGTACCACTTTCTCATATTTGATAACATAAGACTTCTCATTCATATTATTTTGGTCTTGAACATGTGGTTTTGATATTCTGTACAAATGATCTGGCATTTGTAAGAATTACAGGCTTCTGATGCATTTTAAGAATGACATTGATACGTTAACAGAGAAGTGACTTTTGTCTGTCTGAAATATTCAGCATCAAACTATTGTTTGATTGACCAGCAGTCTTTCTGGTCAGTTGATGTTGCTGTGCCCACTAAGTGTATGCTATATCATATCATAGTGTGCAGAGGCCATTGGTACTGTATAAAACAGAATAGATGGGAGTTAGTAACACATCATGGATGCTTTTATGTTGTCTTGGTAGATTATTGATCAATATGCATACCTTGCATAGGGAATTCCCTGTAGAGGCCGTAAGGTCCATCTCCCTCCCTATGGCTACTTATCTATCTGTTTTAACTAGGTTCACTACAGACATCCAGTTATATTAGACCAGTTGTCCTAGATGTATCTGAGTTGTCTGCTGCAACTGTTCATTTGTGTAACAATGTAAATGAGATTTctgattgaaaaaaatcacatcaaaataTCTCTAATCACATTTAATACAAagttttgatttattcatttgttgtttATATCTCCTTAGTGGGGAAAAAGATGTCTTTAGGTAATAGGTTCCAGAGAGTAGGCAGCAgataagaatttttctttctgctgttaAAGGGCCTTCTTGCAGCCTATGAATGATCATTAATTCCTTGTTATGAGAAAAATTACAATAGTGATATATCTCAACTTCTTTTCTCTGcctaggaaaattttttttctcccagagatTTCAGTAAGTGTAAGGCTACTATCTAATTGAGAAAATTTTTTACAAAGGAAGTTATTTCTAGACatgtaatttaaacattttaaagttataaaatatatatatgaaggaatacagcatatgtaatatatattcacagtttaaagaaaaagaataaatgttcgTATACCTATTACtcaacttaagaaaaataataccagTATCTTTGAAAACTCTTGTGTACCCTTCTCCAAATGCTCTCCATGAGGGGTAACCACTATcttgaattttatgttatttccttgcctttctttttataatcttaCCACATTTACATGTATTACTAAACAATATAAAGTTTAGacttgcctgtttttgaactatCTGTAAGTGGAATCTTctgtcatttgtttcttttattcaatattatgtttttgaAATCCATTCATGCTGGTATGTATAGCTGCAGTTCATTTTCACTATTATGTCATTCCATTGTACaaatatttcatagtttatttGTCATGTTGAGTCACATTTTCACTAGTATTTGGAATTATCAGACTTGAAAATTTTTGCTAATCTAGTTGGTATGAAATGATagctcattgtcattttaatttgcatttctagaaattttaatgaggttgaacatcttttcattggTCATTCATGTTTCTTCCAttgtaaaatgcctttttttttgcCCTTTAATCTAATAGGTTGTTTATGGTTTCATTATAGATTCatgggagttctttatatattttttagaccAGTCCTTTGCCAGTTAAAATTTGTTGCCTGTGGTTCACTTTTTAATATAGTTATAGAGCCTAAGGCATGAGAGAGTGTGTGTGGTCATGATTATCAAGTTCAGAGAGGGCTTAGTGAGTATAAGAATAAGGGGGAACAGTCTCATCTTCCTCACTTGGTCTCTTCATCTAGTTATGCTGATACCAGATGTGGCCAGTGAGCAAAGAAGTCAAAGGTAACGAAGGGTAGGAAGTATGCCCAGGatttaatttctgtttaaaacaaataagcatTTGGATCAAATAAGCAAATTTTAAAGTCCTGCTTATACTTCAGAGAcctaataagaaaatgaattttatcttttgttttgcaGGTGGGCAGATGGAAAAGGGCCTCTGGCAACTGCATTCTCTTCCAGTGAAGTAAAAGCTTTAATTCGTGCCTTGTTCCAGAATACAGAAAGACGAGCAGCTGCCCTTGCTAAGATTAAATAGCTCCATCTTCTTGAGAAAGCTATGACTTCTTGACTATGTGGATTCCTCCCTTGGCATAATTACCCCCTTAAAGACTTCTTGGAATCACCCACAGGTTTTGGTGAACCAATATATCATGGAAGTTTGACTTGACAAAAAAACAGCTTACCTCCTGGCCTGTATGAGGCTTTGTGTAAGAATTGGATATTAAGATAAGTTGTCTAGTAAAGCACCTCAATTCACTGACATTCTAGCCACCCTCCTTTGATTAGATGCGAAACTGTCAGGCAGCATTATTTCATGCTGCTTCCAGACCCCCTGGGAACTATGTACATTGTAAATGTAGGCCCTGGCTTTGGAGCAAGGAATCTGGGAGATTCCAAGAGTCAGGATAGAGAATTTGTGAGcaaatgggaaatattttttggggggtggaggtgggaagtaGGGATACCATATTTAGCCTTGTGGGAATTATGGAGACttcttgtaatattttttctttccaataaataatgctttttatAGTTAAGGGTGACTGTCTTCAATAACATGGGAGCTTTGACAAAAGAGACCAACAAGTTATCTTCCTTTCTATGTCGTTCTTTGTGTTGAAGTATATGACACTCATAGAATACTCACTAACTTATCTCCTTTCTTTATAACACTACCTGGTAATTTCTCAGAATTCCTAGGACTCCTAGGACTTTctataattataaattgtttGCACTTTTTGCTATTtcagctaaattttattttcttggtcgGACTTTCTCCACCTTCTCAAGCTCTACTGTTTCTACATGTTGTCAAATGGCAAAGCTTTTAATTGCTGAAGTTCCTTTGGAAAGTATGTGCTATGAGATGCTAATTCTGGGCTCAATACCCTAATCCTTTGTTTGGTGGACCTAAGTAATCCTTCAGCTCacctttttgtaattttaattctttgcaGCCATTGGAGGAACTTAAGGTTATCTTGGACTTCTCTAGGACTCTGGATTGTATATCTTCATACTAAAATATAGTTTCCTCTCCAGAAAAGAGGGTTAGAGGTGTTTGATCTTTATGTGCTTTTGAGGCAGGTGCTGTCTGAAGGAAGTTACTAGTACAATGGGAGTGCTTCCTTACTCCTTAGTTTCCTAATCCTGTACACACATAGAACAAATTgtttttcctcctgccttccagtATTCTCTGCCTTCACCCTCTTGGTCTTAGTTCTGGCTCAGCACATTTAATTAAGTCATTCTGGCTgcttagtctttatttttccaatttgagTGTCATAGAAGAACTATTAAGAAAGAAgactggttttctttttataacaggACTCAGCTGTGGTTAACAATAAGCTATTTGTCTATATTCTGCATGTCCTACTATGAAAACTCCGAAAAGAATTGTCTGAAccagctttgggtttttttttttttttcttgagaacaAAGGACCTGGCTTTCTTAAGAGAGCAGGAAGGGGCCCTTTTCACAGGTGAAGAAAATATCCATTTTTGAAAATTCGCATAATTTCAGGTAGCATTACTTTTCTCAGCAATTGACAGAATGGGGAACTAAGGGCAGAACTGAAATAAATGCATCACAGGCCTATTACATAGAACAGCAGATTTCTTTTGTTCATAGAAGCTATTCCTGTTGCTTGACAGGTATAGCAATTTGGAGGTGGGATCTCTTGTAACTGAAAAGCATGCTCttcactccttccctccccacagtAACACAGAAAACTGCATTGCAGTTCTTAGGCTGTGTAGGTGCAGTCCGTTGGAACTATTTCTCCTACTGAATAGTTTCTATACTATGGCACACAGTGCAGGCAGACTCCATCCTCTTCCCTGGCCAAGGCAATTGATAGTGGAAGATTAAGTGGATGTTCATTCTGGTTAGGGATGAATCATCTGATTGAGCATGTGGGAGTTGGATCTGGCAGCTCTTACAGGACCTTTGAGGGTACCTGTTCTGATTGGGAACCTGCTTCCTTTAGAAAGAGTGTGTAGATTATGGGAGAAAGGGAACTGTAAGGCTTGAATTATTGAGTGGATCTGTGGGCCAAGTAGTAGAAACCCCTTCTCAAATAGCAATCAGAACTATGCAAATGACTTTGAGACATGAAATTCAAGAAATATGTCCcaagattgtaaaaaaaaaagaaagtttttattaaaaaggcaaGTCTGCAAACAGCCTAAATCTGTGAGAGTACTGATAATGGCTCCTGTTTCTACGTGGGTCCTGAATTGTTGGTGACCTGTTTCATGATCAGTTTTGCAAAAGCGTTTCTCTCTGAAATGGAGATCCTCCAGATGGCACTCTTTCCTTAGCCTGGGAGCATGGTAGGGCATCTAGACCCGATCTGTGGAAATGGAAGCCGGAGAACCTGTCCATTTTACCCTGAGCTTACATTTTGGTCTGCTCTGGAAAGGTCATCCAGACTCTGAACAACATCTATACTTAAAGCTGCAACACACTGCTGAACAATGACTTGTAAGTAAATCAAACAGTATTTTCTTTGATAAATAGCACTGTTAAAGGAGATGTGGATAATCCCTTTCGCATGCTATCACTTAAGGCAATGGTTCCCGGGTTTTTTGTGGGGTTTTATTCTATTGTTTATCTGAATTCCCAAGCTTTTGTCTCTATTCTCAAAGTACTGAGTGGTATacataaccacacacacacacacccccccaacCCACGCACCCAAGGGTATTTTTGTAATCATGAGAAAATCGGCCCAAAGAAGTAGTATGTTCAAGCTCCATGGCTAGTTTGTGCCATAGATAAATGAAGGTGCATGTAGGAGTAACTTCTGAGCTATGGGAGAGAGCTGTAAATGCAGGAAGGGATACGCCTGTTGGAAATTgcctcacacacaaaaaagttttgGCACAAAGTAGCTCTAAATTGGATTTTGCTGCCCACAGTCTTCCtaatcataaaaatgattttgaacaTTTGTCTTGAGATAACTTCCTCCTAAATCTATGTATTTTGCCAAAGCCTAAAATTTCCTAAAAACTACAAAGCCCAAGTTTTGAGAGGTTTTCCAATTATTGTATGGTTTAGGCAGAAATTCCTCACTTTGTTGTGAGGAGTTTGGTTAAGAATTTTGTGATATCACAAGCTGTAACTGGATATAGCCTTAGATGTCTCAAAACCAAGTTATGAAATCTCTCCCTAGAAGTTGGGGAGGAGGGCAGTAATTCTGATGAGCTATGTATAAGTTCTTCACTCCTCTTCAGGAATTAGATGCCCCAGTTTTTTTGTTTAGCACAAAAGAGTAGGGTGGGAGTAGATGCTAGCTACTCTAGGTACTGAAGAAAAGCCAAGGCCAAAGATACCTACCCCCTCCCTTGCCACAGGCTTCTAAGTAGCTCTAAAACTTTCTATATTCCTTCCACTCATATTTATTgggtgccaggcattattctagtCACTGAACAATGACAAAACCGCAAAACAAAAATTCCCTGTCCCTCTGGTAATTTAAATTCTAgtgaaaaaagataatacataggaaataagtaaataatatagtATGTTTGAAGATGATAAGTGCTAGGGAAAAAATTACTTGGGGTGATGAGAATTAGGAGTTTCAGAGAAGGGGGATAGAGGGTGAGCTGCAGTTCTAAATAGCATGGTCAGCGGGTGTCTCCTTGAGAAGGGGAGTAAGGTGGATGGATATGTGGGTGCAGACGACTCTAAGCAGAGAGACCAGCTTTGCAAaggcccaaggtgggaggagcatGCCTGGTGAGGTCAAGGAATAGTGGAGAGTGAGGGAGCATGTAGGCAGTATGGAGGCTAGAGAAGTAACAGGAGAGGGGGGCAAGGTTGTAGGCCAGCATAAGGattataggtttttgtttttactctgaGTCAAATGGTAAACACttattaccttaaaaaaaaaaaaaactcttaaaatatagagacataaaagtagagaaaatagtaTGGTGAACCCCTGTGTACCCATCACTCAGCTTCACCAATTATCCTCACTTGGCCAGTCTTGCTTCATCtgtgcccctcctccctccctccctgcccacattCCAGCACACACACTGGAATGTTGAAGCAAATGGCAGGCAGTGTATTTCAAACTCAGGGCTCATTCCATAGTCTgtgcattttgtttctttggaaGCTTTCTCTTGTTGCATCCTTCTTTCAGCTCTTATCATTCCCTTCGCCTCTGCCCCCAGGAGCTGTCCTCTAGCTGCCTgcttccctcctctttcccccaaCCTCACTTCTCTATTCGGATTCACCCTAATATATCCATTCCACTCTCATTCCCTGAGCACTTGATACTAAATAGCAAACACCTCAAAAGCAGCTGACAAGTGATTCATGCCTCcatttcccctttgtttcctcCTCCCCTATGCCAAAACCACTTACTCCAGCTAACCCAATCCCATGGTTTCTGGGTGTTCAAAAGGTGCATGGAAGGCTTTCCTCTTGCTGATTATTTGATCAGAGAGGATAAGGATATCCCTTTTCCCCTTGGAACCACATTCTCCTGGGTTACTTCCACAGGGAATCCGGAAGACATGGTTACCCAGCTCGACCTACTGAGTCCTAGCACTGGATGGCAATTGGAGTCTGGGACTGGCTTGGTTTAAGACAGAGCCACCTCTTCCCTAAGATTTGTCTGAATGTAGTGGGGAGTGGAGTAGTGGGGAGTGCTGGCTTCTGTCCCCCATTCCCCATTCCTTACTTTAGAAATGCTGCTTTTAGGTAGTTCATTTCTCCATCAGCCAGGAAGGACGTGTTGAGGTTGGCAGACCCCATCGAGGACAATAACTACCATGGCTTCTAGCACTTTGATGAAACCTCAGATGCATGGCCTCCTGGCCAGGTGTCTGCGGTTTCATATTGTCGGAGCATTCATTTTATCCCTGGGGGTTGCAGCTTTGTGTAAGTTTGCTGTGGCTGAATCAAGAAAGAAGGCATATGCAGATTTGTGCAGAAATTACGATTCTATGAAAGATTTTAAGGAGATGAGGGAGGCTGGTATCTTTCAGAGTGCAAAGTGattttggaatataaaaaatttctttaggtTGGTTTACATAGAAGTTTGTCACTGACCTGTGTTCCTGAGCTATGAATACTTGGGCTGAAGAATAGTTTCTCTTGGTAagtaaataattaacaaataaaaggaaagaaatgctgcttttaaaagaatagtaattattttcatttgcatgaagGGCTCTATTTATGCTCGATCACCATGCAGTAtgataaaaattgtgtataaCATTAAATATGTCActattataaatttcatttactttcaaTACTAGGCTCTGTTCCTAAATACAGTCTAAATAGTTTATCATGTTTGTACTTACATTGttgtttaaaacttaaaaacttagGACTTCTTGCTCACCAAGTATCTACATAGTAATCTGTTCTAGGATCTTTTGTAAAATTGACTTCAGTTGCATTGGTCTGAAGTAGCAATAGatcttttgtctcctttttgAATATTAGGGCACTTGCTCGTCGTAAGGACTATGTAAAATGATTTTGTGATTGCATCTGCAGTTTCTTTTAAGTCCAATGGGATATACTTCATCTGGGTCTAGAATTGTGAACTCATTTAAAACACaggttttcttttcctatcttttcACCTATCTTAGGCTTCATTTTCCTCTCAACTACATTTGTTCTCTTCTTTCCAGATTGAAGATAATTCTCCTTGATAgagaatataaaagcaaaatactGTTTAAGCCTTTCAgctttctttctgtcattttttttaacatcaagtCATCAACTCCAAGCATAGTGtctttcttgttccttttctttcactGAAAAGAATACCTCCCCCACCAATCccttgaaataatgtttttttataTAAACTTTAGCATATTCTGGGCTTTGATCTTCCTGTCACCATTTTTCCATGTTCAGGCCATTCTTATAGTTTTGCTTATGAAGGgactgttgttttgttttatggtgTTTCGTAGAATTCATTGCTAGTTTCCATCTGTAACTGTACTCctgttttttattgtattattatattttattatatggtcagattttccattttgaaagCCCCCCATCCTTGCCCTTCTTTCATCCATAGTATGATATCTTTCTTTTAAAGTCTATGGCCATGAGATCATTTTTGGGATTTTTCTGTGCTCTTTGGAATATGCTTTTCTAAAGTCAAGGCCTGTGTCTAGGCCACACCATTTCTTCCTCCCCCATTGTGACATTTGCAATTGTTCTGTAACTGATGTTTTAGATAAAAAGTTCCCCGTTTACTTCTTAGACTTTTTGAAAGGTAGTTATTAGTAGGgcaattaaaaaacacattggACATTCTGATTTTTAGCAGAGTGGGACCTCTAGCTGACTTATGGAAAGCTGAAATCCCCTACATCCCTGTGAcaactttttgttcattttagaaaaatatcagcTACCTCTTCCAGCTGGCTGGGTGGTGCTGTAGTACATACATGTGGCTGTattgtttctaattctttttttatttcttttcacttatgTGCCCAATTGTTTAATGTTCACTTTATCAACCTATGAGAATTTAACCTGAGGTCCCTGAGAACGCAATAGAGTCTTAactttctggtttttgtttgtctttttactaATTTCTGACAGCAATGCAGTAAGAAGGAAAGAGTAGTTCAGTCATAGGAAAAGCAGACCTAtttgacagctttttttttttttctaataaagacAAAGTCACAGTCTCATTGAGAGAATAATGTTATTCTTCCAATGAAGCTAGGACAGCAAACACCTCCTTTTTTAATTTGCGATGAAGTTTGCTTCAGAGTAGAAGAAAAGGGCTCCTGAAAAGCCCTTATTCTTAGTTCTCCgtgttttttaaatatctgctAATCTTGGGAGAGATTGGTAGGAGCTGTGGGTGGGGAtaaaaagggaagggggaaaaagggCAGAAGGGAGCTTGTTCTGATCCTTTTTGGATTTTTGCTATAGCCAGCTGATCCACAGGGACTTAGATAAGAGGATGGATGGTAGAGGCAGCTTTGGAGAGATGAAGTGCCAGCGTGGGCTGTGGGGTCACACTGACCTGAGTTTCATACCCAAATTGACCTTGGGCCTGTTACTTATTCTTTATCAAGACTcagaaggctgggtgcagtggctcacgcctgtaatcctagcactttgggaggctgaggggggaggatagcttgaggctaggagttcaagaccagtctgggcaatagtgagaccctgtctctgcagaaaatttttaaaaaattggctggacatggtagcacatgcctatagtcccagctac
Protein-coding regions in this window:
- the LOC123641584 gene encoding cytochrome c oxidase subunit 6C-like, which codes for MASSTLMKPQMHGLLARCLRFHIVGAFILSLGVAALCKFAVAESRKKAYADLCRNYDSMKDFKEMREAGIFQSAK